In a single window of the Candidatus Zixiibacteriota bacterium genome:
- a CDS encoding TolC family protein, translating to MDEYVRLGLQQNSEIQQQRLQYAESRSAVTEARANLLPSLSLESRYSDFHGNMLNVGDLINPAYAALNQLTGTSRFPTSLDLTIPQKQQTTLRLTQPLFEPRALYNFRIRRYLRDLESARLKTSERSLVRDIKTAYLGYAKSVRVVELYDQTISVLEENVRVSQKLVDNQKATLDVLYRAKAELNDLKQKRSEAELQRSDAARYFNFLLKRSLDAPILLDVDSAIGAIEVPGVDSALARGLAHRDELHQLTYGLRAASNSIKLNNAAFYPTLSVALDYGYQGNDYRFDRDDDLTTVSLVATWNLFNGGRDAARRQQAVLESERLRLQQDEVRRQIEMQIRQTYDAVLVARQSVSTAADRLTSAQRSFELVSRRFAEGMAPQVEFLDARANLTSAGINQILTTYDFAVRYAQLEQAAALVDLQTITADQDK from the coding sequence ATGGATGAGTACGTTCGACTTGGGCTGCAACAGAACTCCGAGATCCAGCAACAGCGGCTTCAGTATGCCGAAAGCAGGTCTGCGGTGACTGAAGCCCGCGCGAATCTGCTGCCATCATTGTCGCTTGAATCGCGATACAGCGACTTCCATGGGAATATGTTGAATGTCGGCGATCTGATCAATCCGGCCTATGCAGCGCTCAATCAGTTGACGGGAACGAGCAGATTCCCGACCAGCCTCGATCTGACAATTCCTCAGAAGCAACAGACCACCCTGCGACTAACCCAGCCGTTATTTGAGCCACGGGCCTTGTACAACTTCAGGATACGCCGGTACCTCCGGGATCTTGAGAGCGCCAGGCTGAAGACGTCCGAACGGTCTTTGGTACGGGACATCAAAACCGCCTATCTCGGCTATGCCAAATCAGTGCGGGTCGTTGAGCTGTATGATCAAACGATCAGTGTACTCGAAGAGAACGTACGCGTCAGTCAAAAGCTGGTCGACAATCAAAAGGCTACTCTCGATGTACTGTATCGCGCCAAGGCCGAGCTCAACGATCTCAAACAAAAGCGGTCCGAAGCGGAACTTCAGCGGTCCGATGCCGCCCGGTATTTCAATTTCCTTCTCAAGCGTTCCTTGGATGCGCCGATCCTGCTGGACGTTGATTCGGCAATAGGAGCTATAGAGGTTCCCGGTGTCGATTCCGCACTCGCGCGCGGGTTGGCTCACCGGGATGAGTTACATCAACTCACATACGGCCTTCGCGCGGCATCGAACTCGATCAAACTGAACAACGCGGCGTTCTATCCAACGTTATCTGTTGCCCTCGATTATGGATACCAGGGGAACGACTATCGGTTCGACCGGGACGACGACCTGACCACCGTTTCCCTGGTCGCGACATGGAATCTCTTCAACGGCGGGCGGGACGCGGCGCGCCGACAGCAGGCCGTGCTGGAGTCCGAACGACTTCGCCTTCAGCAGGATGAAGTCAGGCGACAGATCGAAATGCAGATCCGGCAGACCTATGACGCCGTACTGGTGGCTCGGCAGTCGGTAAGCACCGCTGCCGACCGTTTGACTAGCGCGCAGCGATCGTTTGAACTTGTGTCCCGTCGCTTCGCTGAAGGTATGGCTCCGCAAGTCGAATTTCTGGATGCCCGGGCCAATCTTACCTCCGCCGGTATCAACCAAATACTCACCACCTATGACTTTGCCGTTCGGTACGCGCAACTCGAACAGGCGGCAGCGCTGGTCGACTTGCAGACCATAACGGCAGACCAGGACAAATAA
- a CDS encoding TetR/AcrR family transcriptional regulator — protein MHDAIVSAAVELFLTEGYEQTSIRKIAEKIEYTPGAIYSYFKDKDEILFEIHLRGFEKLFEQLRPALEGVDPLDRLYRIGKLYIDFALQNPQYYDLMFIGLSMARSIKEKQEWESGEGAYGVLRQIVGECIEKKLLPAGDVDAAAYTFWSMVHGMVSLVLRGRCMAPPAERPNLVYGSYEYLWKVMSNQRKPDGR, from the coding sequence ATGCACGACGCCATCGTCAGCGCTGCAGTCGAACTCTTTCTCACCGAAGGTTACGAGCAGACATCAATCCGCAAGATCGCCGAGAAGATCGAGTACACTCCAGGTGCCATCTACTCATACTTCAAGGACAAAGACGAGATTCTGTTCGAGATCCACCTCCGCGGATTTGAGAAACTGTTTGAACAGCTCAGGCCTGCCCTGGAAGGTGTCGATCCGCTGGACAGACTTTATCGCATTGGAAAACTGTACATCGACTTCGCTCTGCAGAACCCGCAGTATTACGATCTGATGTTCATCGGCTTGAGCATGGCTCGCTCTATCAAAGAAAAGCAAGAGTGGGAGTCCGGTGAAGGCGCCTACGGGGTTTTAAGGCAGATTGTAGGTGAATGCATAGAGAAAAAACTGTTACCGGCAGGTGATGTTGATGCCGCAGCGTACACATTCTGGTCGATGGTGCACGGGATGGTGTCGCTAGTATTACGGGGGAGATGCATGGCCCCCCCGGCTGAGCGGCCCAACCTTGTGTACGGTTCATATGAATATTTGTGGAAGGTGATGTCAAACCAGAGGAAGCCCGATGGCAGGTAA